aaagcatttattaatcgtaatgttaatttcaatatttactaatacattactaaaatcaaaagttgtacgtgtgttaatattatttaatggatcagagttaacatgaactaacaatgaaacaatgtatttttattaacaactgtagcattaacaaagattgtgaaatactgtagcaaatatattgctcattgttaatgttgGTTGTAAATTACTCTTTTATGGCATTTCAACTTGTTGCTCGCCATGAAAATAGCCGAGAAAGCTTGCATGGAGTTAAAACACCAGCTAACCAACAATCTGCCACGATAAGCTGTTAATGTTTTGCTCTATATAAAGTCTTAATTCGTTTTATACCCAAAAGTTCTCTGCATGTTTTCCAGGAGAACCTGAAGAAGCTCATGGAGATCTATGAGATGCTGGGATGCGAGGAGGACATCGTTAACCCGTCCAACGAGCTCATTAAAGAAGGACAGATCCTAAAGCTGGCCGCCAGAAACACCTCGTCCATGGAGAGATACCTCTTCCTGGTTAGTTGAATCAAAGACGGTCATGCatgcaaaaaatgattttcttactaagtatttttgacttgtttcaataaaaccaaatgattacttgcttttgatactttatttgaaccaattattattgcctcattgttattatatatgtattttaagccTATTGTTCACTCTTATTCATtactttattcatcaatgatgaagactttatatcatgtaattttgcatctgaagtaaatgtatcttgatttaatgtttttttcagcGTGTGCTGTCATTTTGAGAGTTGAAACCATGGCATCCTTCTCTTTACAGTTTAACAACATGTTGCTGTACTGCGTGCCCAAGTTCAGTCTTGTGGGTCAGCGGTTCACCGTGCGCACGCGGGTCGGAGTTGCGGGCATGAAGGTGCTTGAAACCTCCAATGATGACTATCCTCACACTTTCCAGGTGTCGGGTAAAGAGCGAACGCTGGAGCTGCAGGCCAGGTGAGGGCAGAATCCACTCATTTGATGTGTATATAAAGAATAGCATCTTAGCTCATAATGACTGTAGCTTTTTGTTGTTCACAGCTCAGAGCAAGACAAAGAGGACTGGATTAAGGTATCAGTGTCGTTCAGttgctttttaatttttatattctgtggcggaaacaagcttccataggaaaGTTTCAATGTGGGTCGTTTGTGTTCCAGGCATTCAAGGAGACCATTGAAATCTTTCAACAGAAGAATGAAACTTTCAAGTCAGCCTCTAAAGAAGTGGCGGATGAGGTGTCTGTAAGTACGAAAGTGCAAAACAGCGTGCTAAAGGCGACTTTGACAGAGGTCAAGGGTATATCCCTGAACTATCACTGTTTTTTCTTCATTGAAAACACTTCCTTTATCTGAGCTCATGGGATTTTCAGAAAGAAGAGTTGGGGAAGAGAGCCCCGCGCTGGATTCGGGACAATGAAGTGACCATGTGCATGAAATGCAAGGAGCCCTTCAACGCTCTGACCCGCAGGAGACACCATTGCAGGGCATGTGGATATGTGAGTTTGCATGCAtacaaattctgtcatgaaactctagatggcacagacTCATAAGTCCTTAACCCAATCTGCTTGCAAttacatcattctctatagggcacagctgattggttcccaTTGTATTGGTAGCCATTCAAATTCTTGCCTattgtttgctgtagcagtttgcagcacgctttcagaaaccctccaccttccccagctccacctgtatagatctgctacggtgGTGATTCATGTATgcttgtacagcagcagcatgttttGCTTGCTCATAGCAGCATGTTGTGTGCATTGGCAGTGGCAAGTTACGTACttactctgcagcagcagctataatcaacagaagaaacaataaaagcagcagcagtagcagcatTTATAATCcaaagcagcagcaataaaagcagcagcagcaattaaggcaacagcagcagcagcagctgtaatcaacagcagcagcagcagcagcaataaaagcagcagcatcATAGCTGttataatcagcagcagcaacaataaaagcagcagcagcagttataatcagcagcagcagcaataaaagcaacaGCAGCAGTTATAATCAACAGAAGAAgtaataaaagcagcagcagtagcagtaTTTATAATCCAAAGCAGCAGCAGTAGCGGttataatcagcagcagcagcagcagcagcaataaaagcaacagcagcagcagcagcagtagctgttataatcagcagcagcaacaataaaagcagcagcagcagcagcagcagtagctgttataatcagcagcagcaacaataaaagcagcagcagcagttataatcagcagcagcagttaTAGTCAACGGTAGcagcaacaaaaacagcagcagctataatcaacagcagcaacaataaaagcagcagcagtagtggttataatcagcagcagcagtaataaaagcagcagcagtagtggttataatcagcagcagcaataataaaagcagcagcagtaataaaagcagcagcagtagtggttataatcagcagcagcagtaataaaagcagcagcagtagtggttataatcagcagcagcagtaataaaagcagcagcagtagtggttataatcaacagcagcagctataaaagcagcagcagcagatatAATCAATAGCAGAAGCaacaaaagcagcagcagctaTAATCAACAGAAGCAGCAATAAaagtagcagatctattccgccaagaccaaacactTTAACATTGTCATACACATTACCATGCAAAACTCTCAgcccctgtttccacctggtattaagatgcgttttggtcgattggatcacaagtggacgacgctaaatacaggtgtaaacagggtctaaaacgttttgagcttgccCACTTTCGACcccttccagaggtagtcgaaaacgcattcgaccggattgcttttgtagtgtaaacgctcatgtggtcaaatgtgttcgaacagccaaaAAAAACTGCCTACTGTCCTAAcacgtaaacattatgggaagcacacTATCCAGACatgatttaaactttgtcggctaaagacccaagtttggtttgaagaagaaaaatgtaccaagcacaatgttctctcaccatttcaTAGCGTTCGGCACGGTAttgcggctatcagagcagaaatgaaagctgatgctctccgtatgtttttccatcatctCTGGGCGCATTCGTATGTATATTGCGTGAGTTTATTTTGTACATTAGATTGAAacatctggaaaaaaaacatacatttgtgtgttagAAAGTGGATAaaaataccaggtggaaactgGTATGTGTCTTCCtcgtgatccgatcaaccaaaacgcatcttaataccagggggAAACAGGGCCTCAGAGAGTTGTCAAGACAGAGATACATTTAACTAGATATTCAAATGAGGGCTTCCTGTTGACTTCTAGCAATGTATAATTATAGACCAACCTTAACTCAAACTCTACCTTAACCCTGTAATGTCTTAATCATATATGATACGGCCTCTAAATTATCAGCATGATCAAGACTTTGCTGAAAAAACTGTTGCACAgaatctactacatgccttctgtcgtCTGATAGTTCATACTTTTTAGTAAGTATAaagccttttagtataattgtacaaaCGCCACGCTTCAGCTTGTGGTTcacgtgtctttttgctgtgaaatctttttATAAAGTGAAAGTAAGAAAAGctttagtaatattttaagatgaacacttactggactgaagcaacttataTTTACTTATAAATATCAGCGTCTGCACTAAATtgaatatttttgctcagtttgggcctctgaataaaattgatgtTGAGccccatattctcactatatcatagtatatgatcaaatatttttttatcaaatatgatacaaaacaaaacacatatgtACACCTTTTTGTGCTTTAAAAGATGAGCTAATGTTTGAGATGTGTCTTAGGTTGTGTGCTATAAATGTTCGGACTATAAGGCACCACTGAGGTACGACAGTAACAGATTAAATAAGGTCTGTAAGGACTGTTACTTCACTCTCACCGGCAGAGCGGACACCGAGGAACCAGTTGCCGGGAAGAAAAGAGGAATTCTTGAGGTACTtgttattgatgttttttttattctttctgtCTGCGTGAACTGTTTTTGATTTTTCTCCTCCTGACCTTTACCAGATTGAAGCCGCTCAGGTCTCAGGAAACAGTGTCTTATGCGGTTTTCTGCAGTACAGTGACAGAACTAAACCGTGTCAGAGGGTCTGGTGTGTGATTCCACAGCATGACGCACTGGTGCTTTACCTGTACGGCGCTCCACAGGTGAGAGGGCTGAAGACATCATTGAAAAGGCTGATTTCTTCTAAATACTCCTAAAAACCTTATTTTGTGCATCTTGCTTAAtattatgttggcttgacaaagcagCCACATTAGGATctgcttagcaacaccctagcaaccactagAAACTCTAGTTACAACTGAGAACATAACTTTTGAGGAACCGCTttaaacaccttagcaaccacttagcaacatCCTTGATACCATCTACAACCCCAGAAACTTCTCTGAACACCTcagcaacactctagcaaccactcaaaacactttagcaaccactTGACAACGTCCTAGCTACCATCTAAACCTTGGCAGCTACTCAGAATTCCTTAGCAACCACTTGTCAACATCCTAGCTACCTTCTGAAACCCCTGAGACTACTCTGaacacctagcaacaccctagcaaccactctaCAACATCCTAGCTACCATCTGAAATCCTAGCAACTACTCTGAAAGCATTAGCAACTGCTTAGCAACATCCTAGCTAACCATCTATAACCTTGGCAACTACTCAGAATTCCTTAGCAACCACTTGGCAACATTCTAGCTACCATCTGAAACCCTAGAGACTACTCTGAacacatagcaacaacctagcaaccactctgCAACATCCTAGCTACCATCTGAAACCCTAGCAACTACTCTGAAAGCATTAGCAACTGCTTAGCAACATCCTAGCTAACCATCTATAACCttggcaaccactcagaacaccataACAACCACTCTTCAACATCCTAGCTACCATCTGAAACCCTAGCAACTACTCTGAAAGCATTAGCAACTGCTTAGCAACATCCTAGTTGTCATCTGTAACCTTGGCAACCatttagaacaccttagcaaccactcttcaACATCCTAGCTACCATCTGAAACCCTAGCAACTACTCTGAAAGCATTAGCAACTGCTTACCAACATCCTAGCTATCATCTGTAACCTTGGCAACCATTTAGAACACCTTGGCAACATCCTACCTACCATCTGTAACCTTGGCAACCACTTAGTAACATCCTAGCTACCATCTGAAACCCTAGCAACTACTCTGAAAGCATTAGCAACTGCTTACCAACATCCTAGCTATCATCTGTAACCttggcaaccactcagaacaccataACAACCACTCTTCAACATCCTAGCTACCATCTGAAACCTTAGCAACTGCTTACCAACATCCTAGCTACCATCTGTAACCTTGGCAACCATttagaacactttagcaaccactTGGCAACATCCTACCTACCATCTGTAACCTTggcaaccacttagcaacatCCTAGCTACAATCTGAAACCCTAGCAACTACTCTGAAAGCattagcaacatcctagcaaccactagAAACCCTAGCaacaactcagaacaccttagcaactactTGGCAACTCTAACAACTACATCTGAAACTTTGGAAACCACTcaaaataccttagcaaccacttgGCAACGTCCTAGCTACCTTCTGAAACCCCATATATTACTCTAAACACCTaccaacaccatagcaaccactcaaaacaccttagcaacaactTGGCAACATCCTAGCTACCATCTGAAACCCTAGCAACTACTCTGAAAGCattagcaacatcctagcaactgcTAGAAACCCTAGCAACAACTAAAATACCTTAGCAGCATTCTAGCTACCATTTGAAACCttggcaaccactcagaacaccttagtaaccactTAACAATGCCCAAGCAACCTCTCTCTCTATACAACTTAGCAGCCACTTGTCAATTCCCTAGTAGCGACTCAAAACACAGTTAAGAACTGCTCAGCAATGTCATTGCTATTACCAGAAACCCTTAAAACCACCTTAGCAACGCCTTAGTAACCACTCGGAACACTTTAGCAATCCCCTAGCTTTAGTATCTTATCTTTTCtagatttaaatgttaatatcgACGTTGAATCAGTCCAGTTTCTCTGGGATTTCTTTCCCCAGGATGTCAAAGCCCAGTGTACCATCCCGCTCCTGGGTTACCAGGTTGAGGATGTCCAGCGGCCTGTGGATCATCCTCCCACCAGCTTCCGTCTGTGCCAGTCCAAATCTGTCCACTGCTTCACTGCCGACACGGAGGAAGTGAAACTGCGCTGGCTGAGAGTGATACGCAAAGCCGTGATCGGGGAGATGCCGGAATGCCAGACGCCAGATGTTGTCGACCTTGCCAACGGTTGCCATGAAGGAGTGCCTGATGGTACCTGAAAAAGACAGACGGTTTTCCACCTTTTGCACTGTTAGGTGTGCAACCCTTAAAATCCCAGCAGATTAGAATATGtgttggtaaagaaaacacttaGGGAACAGATTGGATTTGTTTGGGAGTGTATAAATAGATGACAAATCAATATcagatattttaatgcactATAATGTCAACCTCAATCAGACTGGTAAAACATTCAgtgattatttaaatgattttactgTCTTTGTATTTGTTCGCAGACCAATCACTGCCAAGCTAATCCAAATTATTATGCTTTGTGATTTATTAGTCTTTCTATTTGTGCCATcatcttttatatatatttttattttttaatgttaatgtgcTGCTTGTCATTGTCACTGTCCCTAAGATTTATGCACTTTATTGCTTTTTGTAAACCAGGATGTtgacattaaaatgaataaagaataaaagcTCCATCGCCTGTCTGTGGTGTATGTGGTGAATCTtctaaacacacatacaaaaactaTGCTTTTCATTTATACAAactaatatttgttattttgaattcacttttggggtgaaatgtgactTAACAGTTGcttcacattcacacacaagTACAGGAAGACTTCACGCTCATTCAACACCAGGCAACAGAACACTATTGTATGGTCAAATGAACAATGGTAAAAATAACTTGTCTTTTTTGCAATCGAAGTGTGAAGACGTGCACGAGACCAACTTACACAGGAAGTCCCGAGTTTCCGAATTGGTAGAacatacaaaacacaaaaaactgCATTGACAGAAACATGAGAAgtcaatgacaaaaacattgcaaaaaacCTATTATAACACTCTTCCTAGCTAACAAAATTATGCtttaagaacattttgctaacattcccaATAAActatgaaattttttttttttgaacgtttaaaatattttttccttgGTTGTGAACGTTAAGAGAACATTccattttgcaaatattttggGATTTATACTTTTAACatacttaaaaatgtctgacaaacatccaactaaaacgttTCGCGACAAAAAAAACGTTCTATGAATGATGTGTATAGATAatttttttgtgctaacattttgagaacataaTTAAAGAacagataactttgaatgaatgtttgttcataactgcCAGAACGTCATATATTTCCGAGAACGTTCTGTAGTCACAGCagcgccatctttgatttttaacgGGAATGAAAGCTAGGCTGTGAGGACATACATCTCTTCGGTATATGTactatttatttaatgtgtttttggattgttctgcaaaaatatcttttcaAGAAATTTTAATAGGCAAAAAACTTCAAACAACATGAGCTGTGGAAAATTATAAGTGATCTAGGACTCGCTTCATACAACTTTTTACAGCGGATGCCATTTAACAAGGTCTGTTAGCTGGGTTCAAGCTAgcattacattgtaaaaatgtaaacatgctgTTTTAACACGTAGAGAAATGTTAATGTGATTCACTGAATCGTTTGTGTGAAAATCTGTGTTTTCGTCAAACTTTTGATGAGCTGCTTTTCGTCGTTGGAAATATTCCTCTTCATGATTTCCATACTTGGGACCATCACGTGATCCTTACTTTTAACGGACAAACAGGAAAGCTGTTCACTTCATGGTTGACAACATGAGGAGGATGTAAAGGTTTATATTCACACGTTAATGTTAGaatttaaatattatcattGGTCAATTCTAAGCACTTGATATTTTCGCAGCGTAAACGTTGGTATCGTGACAAATATTGGTGGCTTTCCCAAACTGTACGGTCTTGAGCAGATAGAAACTAGCTCTCTCTGGTAGGAAAATACAAGCGGAAAGTAAATTCTTCCTCTTAGGAATGAATGGAGAAAAACTGGAATTACAACATGGAACAAAGAATTGCCACACCTCTGTCTACAGTTGTCCATGTTCAGTGATATAGAAGTAATTGGCAACACTGGAAACGACGAAGTAAACAATAGTTCACCTCAAATATGAcgattatttactcactcttatgtGATTCCCAACTTCAATGACTTCCTTtgttctttggaacacaaaagaatagtttttgaaaaacattaccAGTTTTAGAtattaaaagttttgaaaaaatttTGAACCCCATTGACTTTAATCGTAttgtcaaaatatcttcttttgtgcttcACTGCATAAAGAAAGTCAGCTGGGTATTTCATGCATTCATATTAAAGAAGTCATATGAATTAAGATGAAGAATTATAATGACACTGTTTATTTACAAAGCATTTTATTATAAagttaaatatgttaaaaaaaattaatgttgacatgtAGGTAGTCCATACATAATAAAAGCAGTGCTCTAGTGGGTTAGAAATTAAACTAAAGATTACAGTTAATAACAATGATTATCATCAATATAGTTTACACTGCCtctttaattgtattattttttaatatttgacatcACATGACCAGACAAGTACTCAGCCAGAATAAATTAATCAAGGGAGACAAATAATGTGATTAGGGCATTTCAACCATGATGTTTgtttagaaaataataaaaataaataaacttttgtatgATGTCAGTATAAAATCCAAAACCATTTTCATATTGAccagtggtaaaaaaaaaaaaaaatgacttggtGCTCCATCTTGAAATGTATGCAGATAACATATGCAAGACTAACAGAATACCAGCACTTCTCTGATTTAAAGCCTTATTAttggcatttaaaatggcataaaaaatctctaaatcaaaaaaaaaaaaaaaaaaaaaaaaggaatataatttatgtttataaaaaaaaaaaaaaaaaaaaaaaatctaaaaatccaGTAATTGAACACTTGAAAAAGCctcacttttttaaaatgaagacaCAGATTTACTTCATGAATAGCTGTCTTCAAGCTGAACGCTTCTCCACACCTTGTTTAATGCCAAGCACCAAATGTAGGAACCAGTTGAACTGCACCGTCCAACCCTTGTCTCGACAGATCTCGATTTGGTCCAAAAAGTGTTGTTTGGCCTCGTCCTCCGAGCGTCCGACCGTCAGCGCTTCCCGAATGTATTCAATGTCCTCCTTGCTGGTCAGCTGAGGCATGCCGGTCATCAGCATCATGGAGAACAGGATGATCAGCAGGTTGGTGTGGTGTCTCAGAGCCAGGTAGGCCCTCAGGCAAACGTCCTGCGTTTATGAGGAAGATTATGTTTACATGTtatgacatgtagttgcaaagttacttgtagttagtagagtgtctaaagtggaccatctgaataaagtgtaaccagttGAGTTGCTATGTCTTTACAGGTGAAATATTAAGAGTGTATGTGTCTACCTGAAATTGGAGGAAATGAGGGCTGCTCTTTTTTCCTGTTGTGCCCATCAAGTAGAGGAAATCGGGAGTAAGCACAAAGGGAACTCGCTCCTTGCTTATCCCCAAGAAACTCTTGTAGTTTCCAAGTATGTGTCCGAAGTCAATGTGAAAGAGGTTACCTAGTGGAAAACACATACATTTTGTTATTGTTCCCTGAAGTGATTATTGACTAAAGGAACATTCAggcttcaatacaagttaaactCAAACACAAGTGTTTGCAGCATGATTTTAAttagcacaaaaaaataataggTAATTAGGTGCGTAGGCACCTTTTGTAATTGTTAGTGTTCTTCATATTATTCTTCCactctggaagtctatggcaactcatagaaccgcttgcgggaaagttatgaaatttggcgcactgatagaggacagtctgaacattaaccacggcaattttggagtctctaactcaatctctctagtgccaccaactgtccaaatttgcactTATAATTATgttaacttttgaaccgtaagggctagaaacaaaattatttttttcctctgattcttTGGCTCAAGACGATCCGATTGCAATCCCTATATCCATCATGAAAATGACAACTTTGCCATAGTCGGTTGAtcaccattttgtttttcttttaaaacccactttttcgaactcctcctaaaCCATTTGACTGATTTTCACCAAATTCGAGTcggatcatcttcagaccatgccgacaaaaagttaGAGATTTTGTGTCGATAGACCATTTTTGTGTACCACATCAGCAAATTTAATGGCTTGATGCCAAAACAACTcttgaggctgtatctctgcaatgctttggcatattgacaccaaactttgcatgtGTCATTGTCACATTGTAGGGGTGTCACCCCGACATCCTGGCCTCCTAATaatccccatatactgattggcttcatcactctgtctcctctccaccaataagctggtgtgtggtgggcgttctggcgcaatatggctgccgtcgcatcatccaggtggatgctgctcattggtggtggttgaggagattcccccttccatatgtaaagcgctttgactacccagaaaagcgctatataaatgtaacaaattattatttttatcttacTCTGATCACACCACATCATTTTGATCACAGCGCAACCTATTGGTTGAAAGTAATAAACCATTAATTCATATTACTTGTGATTGTATTTATGATTCTTCAGCCATTTTGCctaaaataatcttaatatgtctttaaatactcattgttgcagttggtctgattcTCCCAGCCCTGCTGCCATGACTTATTTTGccttctttgtgcttggccccttaatagctgcttgcagctatattttagacttgttttcttttaaaaagcaCTTAGAATGCAAGTGAATTGGGCCAATAATTGGAGGTTTTAAAATGTGGAGCTTacaattttataaaagcat
The Ctenopharyngodon idella isolate HZGC_01 chromosome 4, HZGC01, whole genome shotgun sequence genome window above contains:
- the fgd4b gene encoding FYVE, RhoGEF and PH domain-containing protein 4 isoform X3, which gives rise to MPPPPVLPKPKFQCPVNISRGNIMDGDDTMTNITRGRTSAVSKYYRHLDKGVTKTTSDCSPLIEAPVNPERSDSEVLQGDGVFTQVSSQESDWHVWSGWWSEEVKGEGVFEEQGTDAKHLVPPSEISRRESALQNHKDETQWQESVLNEETQNMEKDEDKQEQIKELKLYKIANELLQTERAYVTRLHLLDQVFCAKLTEEAGKGAFPVEVVKSIFSNVGSIYTFHSKFLLPDLETRMSQWDSTPRIGDILAQLAPFLRMYAEYVINFDSAMDLLKQWMERSAQFSAIIQDIQSQDVCGNLTLQHHMLEPVQRVPRYEMLLKDYLKKLPENDNDRSQAEKSLNIISMAAAHSNTAIRKMENLKKLMEIYEMLGCEEDIVNPSNELIKEGQILKLAARNTSSMERYLFLFNNMLLYCVPKFSLVGQRFTVRTRVGVAGMKVLETSNDDYPHTFQVSGKERTLELQASSEQDKEDWIKAFKETIEIFQQKNETFKSASKEVADEVSKEELGKRAPRWIRDNEVTMCMKCKEPFNALTRRRHHCRACGYVVCYKCSDYKAPLRYDSNRLNKVCKDCYFTLTGRADTEEPVAGKKRGILEIEAAQVSGNSVLCGFLQYSDRTKPCQRVWCVIPQHDALVLYLYGAPQDVKAQCTIPLLGYQVEDVQRPVDHPPTSFRLCQSKSVHCFTADTEEVKLRWLRVIRKAVIGEMPECQTPDVVDLANGCHEGVPDGT